The following proteins are co-located in the Nitrospira sp. genome:
- a CDS encoding PBP1A family penicillin-binding protein, translated as MRARGRWVKWTVGGIGALLGLACLTLAGYGAMLAASLALPKSDEHPPLLIYGAPFLLKPGVHVVESGLLDRLHRLGYQAVPTVRAPGDYAADSSGFELFLRAQDDTHIPARHVRLDIIDGVIANVLSVQEQESLPFVLLEPPLLSGMRGSSRQLREWIPYSQIPPDVIKTVLAVEDRRFFSHYGIDPVAVGRAFWANVTRGGVVQGGSTITQQLAKNLFYSPQRTLTRKVREVVAALVMECKYRKEEILESYLNEIYLGQAGSVSIYGVGEAAHRYFGKPLGALSIEEVALIAGLIKGPNAYSPVKNLELATQRRNVVLRRLREEGLLSDEAWMRSVNRPVQVALPEDVLPDAPYFVDYLLRQVEEGTGLGIPEGARLYSTLDAYVQQLATEALRNGLAKLERTYPALKEAEPPLQGAVVVLEARTGHVLAMVGGREYRTSQFNRAVQARRQAGSLFKPFVYLAGFEASREAGAAGLTPATLLADEPMTFDSGAGPWSPQNYDRQFHGQVTVRAALEQSLNIPAVRAAQLVGMATVNATLRRFGLQGALPENLSVALGSASVSLLEITSAYGGLAHEGVVARPVAVTHLARETGETVWSPVLDRQQAASAQAAYLITSLLQGVIDRGTGVKARGLGLRGPVAGKTGTTDGYHDAWFVGYTPELVIGVWVGFDDERPIRLTGSQAALPIWVDLARRLIPEDAPDFEVATGIVSRPIDPRTGQLATSQCPERVTEVFREGTEPTVLCEVHGSGLWDRLKQTFGFL; from the coding sequence ATGCGCGCACGTGGCCGCTGGGTAAAATGGACGGTGGGTGGGATTGGCGCCCTTCTTGGGCTGGCCTGTCTGACGCTCGCGGGCTATGGCGCGATGCTGGCGGCATCCCTTGCGCTGCCCAAGAGCGATGAGCATCCGCCGCTGCTGATTTATGGCGCGCCCTTTCTCCTCAAGCCCGGTGTGCATGTGGTTGAATCGGGGCTGCTCGACCGGCTGCATCGGCTGGGCTATCAGGCCGTGCCCACCGTTCGGGCTCCCGGTGACTATGCGGCGGATTCGAGCGGATTCGAGCTGTTCCTCCGTGCGCAGGACGATACGCACATTCCGGCCCGGCATGTGCGGCTGGACATTATTGACGGGGTGATCGCCAATGTCCTGTCTGTCCAGGAGCAGGAATCGCTCCCGTTTGTGTTGCTCGAACCGCCCTTGTTGAGCGGGATGCGCGGCAGTTCCCGCCAACTCCGCGAGTGGATTCCGTACAGCCAGATCCCGCCCGATGTCATCAAGACGGTCTTGGCGGTCGAAGACCGGCGGTTTTTTTCTCACTATGGAATCGATCCTGTGGCCGTTGGCCGGGCGTTCTGGGCCAACGTGACGCGCGGCGGGGTGGTGCAGGGCGGCAGCACAATTACGCAGCAATTGGCGAAGAATCTCTTCTACTCGCCGCAGCGGACGTTGACGCGCAAGGTGCGTGAGGTCGTCGCGGCGCTGGTGATGGAGTGCAAGTACCGGAAAGAGGAGATTCTTGAAAGCTATCTCAACGAAATTTATCTGGGGCAGGCCGGGTCGGTCTCGATCTATGGGGTCGGCGAAGCGGCGCATCGGTATTTTGGGAAGCCCCTCGGAGCGCTGTCCATCGAAGAAGTTGCACTGATTGCGGGGTTGATCAAAGGGCCCAATGCCTACTCTCCCGTGAAGAATCTGGAGCTTGCGACGCAGCGGCGCAATGTGGTGCTGCGCCGGCTGCGTGAGGAAGGGCTGCTCTCGGATGAAGCCTGGATGCGGTCGGTGAATCGTCCGGTGCAGGTGGCGCTGCCGGAAGACGTGCTGCCGGACGCGCCGTACTTTGTCGATTATCTGTTGCGGCAAGTGGAAGAGGGGACGGGGCTTGGCATTCCTGAAGGGGCGCGCCTGTATTCCACGCTCGATGCCTATGTCCAGCAACTGGCGACGGAAGCGTTGCGGAATGGATTGGCCAAGCTGGAGCGGACCTATCCGGCGCTGAAGGAGGCGGAGCCGCCGTTGCAGGGGGCGGTGGTGGTGCTGGAGGCGCGCACGGGGCATGTGCTGGCCATGGTGGGCGGCCGCGAGTATCGGACCAGCCAATTCAATCGCGCCGTGCAGGCGCGGCGTCAGGCGGGCTCGCTCTTCAAGCCCTTTGTGTATCTGGCGGGGTTTGAAGCCAGCCGTGAAGCGGGGGCGGCGGGGCTGACGCCGGCCACGTTGCTGGCCGACGAACCGATGACGTTCGACTCGGGGGCCGGGCCCTGGTCCCCGCAGAATTATGACCGGCAGTTTCACGGCCAGGTGACGGTGCGGGCGGCGCTGGAGCAGTCGTTGAATATTCCGGCGGTGCGGGCCGCGCAGCTGGTCGGGATGGCCACCGTCAATGCCACGTTGCGCCGGTTTGGCCTGCAAGGGGCGTTGCCGGAGAATTTGTCCGTCGCCTTGGGGAGCGCATCGGTGTCCTTGCTGGAGATCACGTCCGCCTACGGCGGGTTGGCGCATGAGGGGGTGGTGGCGCGGCCGGTGGCGGTCACGCACCTGGCGCGCGAGACCGGCGAGACGGTGTGGAGCCCGGTGCTGGATCGGCAGCAGGCCGCTTCCGCGCAGGCCGCGTATCTCATCACCTCGCTGCTCCAAGGCGTCATCGACCGAGGCACCGGTGTCAAGGCCAGAGGGCTGGGGTTGCGCGGTCCGGTGGCCGGGAAAACCGGGACGACGGACGGCTATCACGATGCCTGGTTTGTCGGCTATACGCCTGAATTGGTCATCGGAGTGTGGGTGGGATTCGACGATGAACGGCCGATCCGGCTGACGGGTTCACAAGCGGCGCTGCCGATTTGGGTGGATCTGGCGCGCCGTCTGATTCCGGAGGATGCGCCGGATTTTGAGGTGGCCACCGGGATTGTTTCGCGGCCGATCGATCCCCGGACAGGGCAGTTGGCGACGTCGCAATGTCCCGAACGGGTGACGGAAGTGTTTCGCGAGGGCACGGAGCCGACGGTGTTGTGCGAGGTCCATGGCAGCGGATTGTGGGACCGCCTCAAGCAGACCTTTGGATTCTTGTAA
- a CDS encoding ABC-F family ATP-binding cassette domain-containing protein: MPPTMLLSCESISKSYGVKPLFSGLSIGLAEGDHVGLIGPNGSGKSTLLKILAGLEDPDDGTRSVRRHVRIGYVPQEPSFPQDLTIEEVLAQVLRDDGLDPHEESGRITRALSLGEFPNAEQTIRTLSGGWKKRLAIAQSLLLEPDVLMMDEPTNHLDVEGILWLERVLRAESRAFLVVSHDRRFLESVAGRMIEISRIYPNGVFEAKGRYSDFLEQRDAALHAQANEQATLANKVRREVEWLRRGPKARTTKAKARIDSAGQLIDALAESESRRESAPAGIDFTASGRRSKQLIVAQHLSKALGPKKIVTDLDLILGPGQRLGLLGPNGSGKSTLMKLLSGTLAPDAGTVTRADKLRIVSFEQHRDSLDQQATLRRSLAPSGGDAVVYQDRSVHLVSWAKRFLFRPEQLDLPVSRLSGGEQARLLIARLMLQPADVLMLDEPTNDLDIPTLDVLEESLLEFPGALVLVTHDRWLLDRVSTMLLALDGEGKAEWFADFAQWEAAQGRSASADSGQAPARNSGNAGPRVKPSKKGLSYAEQKEWDKMEAMIEKAEAAVVATQKATEDPAVMSNAGELRTRYAALEAAQTAVERLYARWAELEEKRTQG; the protein is encoded by the coding sequence ATGCCACCCACCATGCTCTTGAGTTGCGAATCCATCAGCAAAAGCTACGGCGTGAAGCCGCTCTTTTCCGGCTTGTCCATCGGATTGGCCGAAGGCGACCATGTGGGCCTGATCGGCCCGAACGGATCCGGGAAATCCACGCTCCTGAAAATTCTGGCCGGACTCGAAGATCCCGACGACGGCACCCGCTCGGTTCGCCGCCATGTCCGCATCGGCTACGTCCCCCAAGAGCCCTCGTTTCCCCAGGACCTGACCATCGAAGAGGTGCTGGCGCAAGTGTTGCGCGACGACGGGCTCGACCCGCATGAAGAAAGCGGCCGGATCACCCGTGCGTTGAGCCTCGGCGAGTTTCCGAATGCCGAGCAGACCATCCGCACCCTCTCCGGCGGCTGGAAAAAACGCCTGGCCATCGCCCAATCCCTGCTGCTGGAACCGGATGTGCTGATGATGGACGAGCCCACCAACCATCTGGATGTCGAAGGCATCCTCTGGCTGGAGCGCGTGCTGCGAGCCGAATCCCGCGCCTTCCTCGTCGTCAGTCACGACCGGCGCTTCCTCGAATCGGTCGCGGGCCGCATGATCGAAATCAGCCGCATCTACCCCAACGGGGTCTTTGAAGCCAAAGGCCGCTACAGCGACTTCCTGGAGCAGCGCGATGCCGCGCTGCACGCGCAGGCCAACGAACAGGCCACGCTCGCCAACAAGGTCCGCCGCGAAGTCGAATGGCTCCGCCGCGGGCCGAAAGCCCGCACGACGAAAGCCAAAGCCCGCATCGACTCAGCCGGCCAGCTGATCGACGCCCTCGCCGAAAGTGAATCCCGCCGGGAATCGGCCCCAGCCGGCATCGACTTCACGGCCTCCGGCCGCCGATCGAAACAATTGATCGTCGCCCAGCATCTGAGCAAAGCGCTCGGCCCCAAGAAGATCGTGACCGATCTGGACCTCATCCTGGGCCCCGGACAACGGTTGGGCCTGCTGGGCCCCAACGGCAGCGGGAAATCCACCCTCATGAAATTGCTCTCCGGCACCCTGGCCCCCGATGCCGGCACCGTCACGCGCGCCGACAAGCTCCGCATCGTCAGCTTCGAACAACACCGGGATTCCTTGGACCAGCAGGCGACCCTCCGCCGCTCGCTGGCCCCCTCCGGGGGGGACGCGGTCGTCTATCAGGATCGCTCCGTCCACCTCGTCTCCTGGGCCAAACGTTTTCTCTTCCGCCCCGAGCAGCTGGATCTCCCGGTATCCCGTCTGTCCGGCGGGGAGCAGGCCCGGCTCTTGATCGCCCGGCTGATGCTCCAACCGGCCGATGTCCTGATGCTGGACGAACCGACGAATGATTTGGACATCCCCACCCTCGATGTGCTGGAAGAAAGCCTGCTGGAATTTCCCGGCGCCCTCGTGCTCGTCACGCACGACCGCTGGCTGCTCGACCGCGTCTCCACCATGCTGCTGGCGCTGGACGGCGAAGGGAAAGCCGAATGGTTTGCCGACTTCGCCCAGTGGGAAGCCGCCCAGGGGCGCAGCGCCTCGGCAGACTCCGGCCAAGCCCCCGCACGCAACAGCGGCAACGCCGGCCCCCGCGTGAAACCGTCCAAGAAAGGCTTGTCGTACGCCGAGCAAAAGGAGTGGGACAAAATGGAGGCCATGATCGAAAAGGCCGAGGCCGCCGTCGTCGCAACCCAGAAAGCTACGGAGGATCCGGCGGTCATGTCCAACGCCGGCGAGCTGCGGACACGCTATGCCGCGCTGGAGGCCGCACAAACCGCCGTCGAACGGCTCTACGCCCGCTGGGCGGAGCTGGAAGAAAAACGCACGCAGGGCTGA
- a CDS encoding HEAT repeat domain-containing protein, with protein MTRITGTSRPWIEALILIGTLVIWLTPDIGHARKELLTQEEKDQQAKAERIFLEALALTGHGPIDTASLVKAAAERLAQLGYRTVTDPAQPHDVTLKIKCEELKTWEGTGRSGGDADMVDAAVRLWKGPACQISYRFGARWADWRHEVRTEFANPQEAARHAGPTDSGAFAIAKLIERVQTDSFPFLLAAEWGQAARLAAVLDTAGTTPPQKQLVIGLLGTMLATDAIPRLTTSLKDPDQAVAQAAAAALGTIGHEDCIPALLSLFRSGTAEQHRAAASGLGRLAPLHPNSEIVPTLLAALPAEPVQTQTLVVRALGKTTDRRILEPLRALHRAVLKQARSDSAPELKELLATLGIALDGFDGTHTEE; from the coding sequence ATGACACGCATCACCGGCACCAGCCGTCCTTGGATAGAGGCCCTCATCCTCATCGGCACCCTGGTCATCTGGCTCACGCCCGACATCGGTCACGCGCGCAAGGAACTCCTCACCCAGGAAGAAAAAGACCAGCAAGCCAAGGCCGAACGCATTTTTCTTGAAGCCCTCGCCCTCACCGGCCACGGACCGATCGATACGGCCAGTCTCGTGAAGGCGGCAGCCGAACGGCTGGCACAACTCGGCTACCGCACGGTCACCGATCCGGCGCAGCCGCACGACGTGACCCTGAAGATCAAATGCGAAGAGCTCAAAACCTGGGAAGGCACGGGGCGCTCCGGCGGCGATGCCGACATGGTGGATGCCGCCGTGCGTTTATGGAAAGGGCCGGCCTGCCAAATCTCCTATCGCTTCGGCGCCCGATGGGCCGACTGGCGGCACGAAGTCCGCACGGAGTTCGCCAATCCGCAAGAGGCCGCACGGCACGCAGGGCCCACGGATAGCGGCGCCTTTGCCATTGCGAAACTGATCGAGCGCGTCCAGACCGACTCGTTCCCATTTCTGCTCGCCGCCGAGTGGGGGCAAGCGGCGCGCCTGGCCGCCGTGCTGGACACCGCCGGCACCACGCCGCCACAGAAGCAGCTGGTGATCGGTTTACTCGGCACCATGCTCGCGACCGACGCGATCCCGCGATTGACAACGTCGCTGAAAGACCCGGATCAGGCCGTCGCCCAGGCCGCCGCGGCCGCGCTCGGCACCATCGGCCATGAAGACTGCATTCCTGCGCTGCTGAGCCTCTTCCGATCAGGCACCGCGGAACAACATCGCGCGGCCGCCTCAGGATTGGGCCGGCTCGCCCCGCTCCACCCCAATAGCGAGATCGTCCCGACGCTGCTCGCCGCCCTCCCCGCCGAACCGGTCCAGACCCAAACCCTCGTGGTCCGCGCCTTGGGGAAAACCACCGACCGCCGCATTCTCGAACCGCTCCGCGCGCTGCATCGTGCCGTGCTCAAACAGGCGCGATCCGACAGCGCGCCGGAACTCAAAGAACTGCTCGCGACACTGGGCATCGCGCTCGATGGATTCGACGGAACCCATACTGAAGAATAA
- a CDS encoding saccharopine dehydrogenase C-terminal domain-containing protein — translation MYRVLVLGAGKIGSLVACLLSQQGEYEVHWGDIHLDASTRLVDELKLQRVTPSLLDVRHPDAVSTYLSANPADAIVSCLPYFCNPIVAGLALTHGAHYFDLTEDIEVTSQIRILSAGATQAFMPQCGLAPGFISVVTHDLMTHFETLDTVKMRVGALPVHPSNALKYSLTWSTDGLINEYGNLCYGIEAGEKVPLQPLEGYETIELDGLLYEAFNTSGGLGTLADSYAGNVQTMNYKTLRYPGHCEKIHLLMKDLKLNEDRETLKRVLEHAIPQTLQDVVLIYASVTGTKNGGFFEENYVKKIYPQCIKGKLWSAIQVTTASSLCCVMDLVLKNPARHHGFVTQESVPLKDFLANDFGACFR, via the coding sequence ATGTACCGAGTCCTTGTTCTTGGAGCGGGAAAAATCGGTTCGCTGGTGGCCTGCCTCCTGTCCCAGCAGGGAGAGTACGAGGTCCATTGGGGGGACATACACCTCGATGCGTCCACACGTCTCGTCGATGAGTTAAAACTCCAGCGCGTTACGCCCAGCCTCCTCGATGTGCGGCACCCCGATGCGGTCAGCACCTACCTGTCGGCCAATCCGGCCGATGCCATCGTGTCCTGCCTGCCCTATTTCTGCAACCCGATCGTCGCGGGACTCGCGCTGACACATGGTGCCCACTACTTCGACCTCACCGAGGACATCGAAGTCACCAGCCAGATCCGCATCCTGAGCGCCGGCGCCACACAGGCCTTCATGCCGCAATGCGGATTGGCGCCGGGCTTTATCAGCGTCGTCACGCACGACCTGATGACCCATTTCGAGACCCTGGACACGGTAAAAATGCGCGTGGGCGCGCTGCCGGTCCATCCCAGCAACGCACTGAAATATTCCCTCACCTGGTCCACCGACGGGCTCATCAACGAATACGGCAACCTCTGTTACGGCATTGAAGCGGGCGAAAAAGTGCCGCTGCAGCCGCTGGAAGGCTATGAAACGATCGAGCTGGACGGGCTGCTGTACGAAGCCTTCAACACCTCGGGAGGACTGGGCACGTTAGCGGACAGCTACGCGGGCAACGTCCAGACGATGAACTACAAAACCCTCCGCTATCCCGGCCACTGCGAAAAAATCCACCTTCTGATGAAAGATCTGAAACTGAACGAGGATCGAGAGACCCTCAAACGCGTGCTCGAGCACGCCATTCCGCAAACACTGCAGGATGTGGTGCTGATTTACGCCTCCGTGACCGGCACCAAAAATGGCGGATTCTTCGAAGAAAATTACGTCAAGAAAATCTACCCCCAATGCATCAAGGGCAAACTCTGGTCGGCGATCCAGGTCACCACCGCCTCCAGCCTCTGCTGCGTCATGGACCTCGTCCTGAAGAACCCGGCGCGGCACCACGGGTTCGTCACGCAGGAATCGGTGCCGTTGAAAGATTTTTTGGCCAACGACTTTGGGGCCTGTTTCCGGTGA
- a CDS encoding mechanosensitive ion channel family protein — MDMNLSYIHNFITTHVIPFGWTVLGALAIWILGSWTIRLLRAALGRAMAARGMDHTLVGYLDTATGVLLKILLLVAVLGTLGVATTSFAAIIAAAGVAIGMAWSGLLANFAAGIFLIVLRPFRVGDMISAGGITGEVKEIGVFATTLHTGDNLRAVVGNNKIFSDNIVNYSSNAFRGVDLRAQLAHGVDTKEAMARIKQAVSQIPNLVPEPAPLVEILEFNAYGTLLVVRPFCHNRHYWQVYFDTNRAIQTVCKESGYPIPEARQAIRSL, encoded by the coding sequence ATGGACATGAATCTCTCCTACATCCATAACTTCATCACAACCCACGTCATCCCCTTCGGCTGGACCGTGCTCGGCGCGCTGGCCATCTGGATCCTCGGCAGCTGGACGATACGGCTCCTCCGCGCCGCGTTGGGACGCGCCATGGCCGCGCGCGGCATGGACCACACGCTGGTCGGCTATCTGGATACGGCCACCGGTGTGCTGCTGAAGATCCTGTTGCTGGTCGCCGTGCTCGGCACCTTGGGGGTCGCCACGACGTCGTTCGCGGCCATCATCGCGGCGGCGGGTGTCGCCATCGGCATGGCCTGGTCGGGCCTGCTGGCCAACTTTGCCGCGGGTATTTTTCTGATCGTGCTCCGCCCCTTCCGCGTCGGCGATATGATCAGCGCCGGCGGAATCACCGGCGAAGTGAAAGAAATCGGCGTGTTTGCCACCACCCTGCATACCGGCGACAACCTGCGCGCCGTGGTGGGCAACAACAAGATCTTCTCCGACAATATCGTGAACTATTCCAGCAACGCCTTCCGCGGGGTGGACTTGCGCGCGCAACTCGCGCATGGCGTCGATACGAAAGAGGCGATGGCCCGGATCAAGCAGGCCGTCAGCCAGATTCCCAACCTGGTGCCGGAGCCGGCGCCGCTGGTCGAAATTTTGGAATTCAACGCCTACGGCACCTTGCTCGTCGTCCGCCCGTTCTGCCACAACCGCCATTACTGGCAGGTCTACTTCGACACCAACCGGGCGATTCAAACTGTCTGTAAAGAATCCGGCTATCCCATTCCCGAAGCCCGTCAAGCCATCCGCAGCTTGTAG
- a CDS encoding response regulator yields MASILIVDDEEPIRQLLRSILEGDGHQVIEAADGRECLTLYRQAPTDLVITDILMPERDGMEVTLELTREFLDAKVIAMTGATGGQNFLNVAKLFGARQLLQKPFGLQEVRHAVQYTLTH; encoded by the coding sequence ATGGCCTCGATCCTCATCGTAGACGACGAAGAACCCATTCGGCAGCTTCTCCGCTCCATCCTGGAAGGGGACGGCCATCAGGTCATCGAAGCCGCCGACGGACGGGAGTGCCTGACCCTCTACCGGCAAGCGCCAACCGACCTCGTGATCACCGACATCTTGATGCCCGAACGGGACGGCATGGAAGTAACCCTCGAACTCACGCGCGAATTCCTCGACGCCAAAGTCATCGCCATGACCGGCGCCACGGGAGGGCAAAACTTCCTCAACGTCGCCAAGCTCTTCGGCGCCCGCCAGCTGCTCCAAAAACCATTCGGCCTCCAGGAGGTCCGCCACGCAGTCCAGTACACCCTAACGCATTAG
- a CDS encoding sodium:solute symporter family protein: MLLGFVILYLCLSVGIGLYAATRVHNTKDFAVAGRSLPLPVVTATVFATWFGAEAVLGISATFVKEGLRGVVADPFGSSLCLILAGLFFAPRFYRMNLLTVGDFYRIRYSRTVEVLCTLAVVASYLGWVAAQFKVLGLVLNVVSDGGISQPAGMIAGAVIVLTYTTFGGMFSVAVLDFVQITVIMGGLLYIASLISGLAGGVETVVAHAAQAGKLDFFPPASLNAWIPFIGAWVTMMFGSIPQQDVFQRITSAKNEATAVRGSLLGGSLYFAFCFVPMFLAYAATLVDPARFLAILETDSQLILPTLILEHTPVAAQIIFFGAVLSAVMSCSSATLLAPSVALSENVLKQAIPRLNDSEFLRLMRVVLVTFAAAVLAIALWSDASIYKLVVNTYKVTLVVAFIPLLAGLYWPRATTQGAVTAIAAGIVTWLALELVSSPEAVWPPQLVGLLAAAAGMVIGSWATQGSPSPLSRNP; the protein is encoded by the coding sequence ATGCTGCTCGGGTTCGTCATTCTCTATCTGTGTCTATCTGTCGGGATCGGGCTCTACGCCGCCACGCGTGTGCACAACACGAAGGATTTTGCGGTCGCCGGGAGAAGTTTGCCGCTGCCGGTGGTGACGGCGACGGTCTTTGCCACCTGGTTCGGCGCCGAAGCCGTGCTTGGCATCTCGGCGACGTTCGTAAAAGAGGGGTTGCGCGGGGTCGTCGCCGATCCCTTCGGGTCCAGTCTCTGTCTCATTCTTGCCGGATTATTTTTCGCCCCCCGGTTTTATCGGATGAATCTGCTGACCGTCGGAGATTTCTACCGGATCCGGTACAGCCGGACGGTCGAAGTGCTCTGTACGCTGGCCGTGGTGGCCTCGTATCTGGGCTGGGTGGCGGCGCAATTCAAGGTGCTGGGGCTGGTGTTGAACGTGGTCAGCGACGGAGGCATCAGCCAGCCGGCCGGGATGATCGCCGGCGCGGTGATCGTGCTGACGTACACGACGTTCGGCGGGATGTTCTCGGTGGCCGTGCTGGATTTCGTGCAGATTACGGTCATCATGGGCGGGCTGCTCTATATCGCGTCGCTGATCAGCGGCCTGGCCGGTGGCGTCGAGACGGTCGTTGCCCATGCGGCGCAGGCCGGCAAGCTGGATTTTTTCCCGCCCGCGAGTCTGAACGCGTGGATTCCCTTCATCGGCGCCTGGGTGACCATGATGTTCGGATCCATCCCGCAGCAGGATGTGTTTCAGCGCATCACCTCGGCCAAAAACGAGGCGACGGCGGTACGCGGGTCGTTGCTGGGCGGCAGTCTCTACTTCGCCTTTTGCTTCGTGCCGATGTTCCTGGCCTATGCCGCGACGCTGGTCGATCCGGCGCGCTTTCTCGCGATCCTGGAGACGGACTCGCAGCTGATCCTGCCGACCCTGATTCTGGAGCATACGCCGGTCGCCGCACAGATTATCTTTTTCGGCGCGGTGCTGTCGGCGGTGATGAGCTGTTCCAGCGCGACCCTCCTGGCGCCCTCCGTCGCGCTCAGTGAGAATGTGTTGAAACAAGCCATCCCCCGGCTGAACGATTCGGAGTTCCTCCGGTTGATGCGCGTGGTTTTGGTGACGTTTGCCGCTGCCGTGCTGGCGATTGCCCTCTGGTCGGATGCCAGTATCTACAAGCTGGTTGTGAACACCTACAAAGTGACGCTGGTGGTGGCGTTTATTCCGCTGCTCGCCGGGTTGTATTGGCCCAGGGCGACGACCCAAGGCGCCGTCACGGCCATTGCCGCCGGAATAGTGACGTGGCTAGCTCTCGAACTAGTCAGTTCCCCCGAGGCCGTCTGGCCGCCGCAACTGGTGGGGTTGCTTGCGGCGGCGGCCGGGATGGTCATCGGATCGTGGGCGACACAGGGGAGTCCGTCGCCGCTTAGCCGGAATCCCTAA